In one Streptomyces sp. NBC_01288 genomic region, the following are encoded:
- the cobJ gene encoding precorrin-3B C(17)-methyltransferase, producing the protein MIGLISATAAGATARDRLAAAWPDRTRVYEGPVGDAVRTAFAECEQLVCFLATGAVVRLIAPLLGDKRTDPGVVTVDEGGRYAVSLVGGHGGGANELAVEVGELLAAQPVVTTATDAVGVPGLDTLGFPVEGDVAGVTRALLDGEPVALDAELAWPLPPLKVSPQGAYVIRVTDHAVEPGEREVVLRPPSLVVGVGASKGAPVNEVLGLVYDALREAELSVGNIAELATVDAKADEPGIVQAAQRLGVPLVTYSAEELAAVEVPNPSDAPLAAVGTPSVAEAAALVGGGELLVPKRKSERADGQAAMATCAVVRRLARGRLAVVGLGPGARDLLTPRAKAELRRAAVLVGLDQYVDQIRDLLRPGTVVLESGLGAEEERARTAVAEARKGQAVALIGSGDAGVYAMASPALAEASDDIDVVGVPGVTAALAASAILGAPLGHDHVSISLSDLHTPWEVIERRVRAAAEADIVVTFYNPRSRGRDWQLPKALAILAEHREPTTPVGVVRNASRPDESSRLTTLAALDPAWVDMMTVVTVGNTATRDIAGRMVTPRGYRWQASQAGQTGQTAQEVAK; encoded by the coding sequence GTGATCGGCCTCATCTCCGCCACCGCGGCGGGAGCGACGGCGCGGGACCGGCTGGCCGCCGCGTGGCCGGACCGTACGCGCGTGTACGAGGGTCCCGTCGGCGACGCCGTCCGGACCGCGTTCGCGGAGTGCGAGCAGCTCGTGTGTTTCCTCGCCACGGGAGCCGTCGTACGGCTGATCGCCCCGCTGCTGGGCGACAAGCGGACCGATCCTGGGGTCGTGACCGTCGACGAGGGCGGGCGGTACGCCGTCTCGCTGGTGGGCGGACACGGCGGCGGGGCCAATGAACTCGCCGTGGAGGTGGGCGAGTTGCTCGCCGCGCAGCCGGTGGTGACGACGGCTACGGACGCGGTCGGTGTGCCCGGTCTCGACACGCTCGGGTTCCCCGTGGAGGGGGATGTCGCCGGGGTCACTCGGGCCCTCCTGGACGGCGAACCGGTCGCCCTGGACGCCGAGTTGGCGTGGCCGCTGCCGCCGTTGAAGGTGTCGCCCCAGGGGGCCTACGTCATCCGCGTCACCGATCACGCCGTCGAACCCGGCGAGCGGGAGGTCGTACTGCGACCGCCGTCCCTCGTCGTCGGGGTCGGCGCTTCCAAGGGCGCACCCGTGAACGAGGTGCTCGGACTGGTCTACGACGCTCTGCGCGAGGCGGAGTTGTCCGTCGGCAACATCGCCGAACTCGCCACCGTGGACGCCAAGGCGGACGAGCCCGGCATCGTCCAGGCGGCTCAGCGGCTCGGGGTGCCACTGGTGACCTACTCCGCCGAGGAGTTGGCCGCCGTGGAGGTGCCCAACCCGTCGGACGCGCCGCTCGCCGCCGTGGGCACGCCGTCCGTGGCGGAGGCCGCCGCGCTCGTCGGCGGGGGTGAACTCCTCGTCCCCAAGCGGAAGTCGGAGCGCGCCGACGGGCAGGCGGCGATGGCGACCTGTGCTGTCGTACGACGGCTCGCGCGCGGGCGGCTCGCGGTGGTCGGGCTCGGGCCCGGCGCCCGGGATCTGCTCACGCCGCGTGCGAAGGCCGAACTCCGGCGCGCCGCCGTGCTGGTGGGGCTCGACCAGTACGTCGACCAGATCCGGGATCTGCTGCGGCCCGGGACCGTCGTCCTGGAGTCGGGGCTCGGTGCCGAGGAGGAACGGGCGCGTACCGCCGTGGCCGAGGCGCGCAAGGGGCAGGCCGTCGCGCTGATCGGCAGCGGTGACGCCGGGGTGTACGCGATGGCCTCGCCCGCGCTCGCGGAGGCGTCCGACGACATCGACGTGGTCGGAGTCCCGGGCGTGACCGCCGCGTTGGCCGCCTCGGCGATCCTCGGGGCGCCGCTCGGCCACGACCACGTGTCCATCAGCCTCTCCGATCTGCACACGCCGTGGGAGGTCATCGAGCGGCGGGTCCGGGCGGCGGCCGAGGCGGACATCGTGGTGACGTTCTACAACCCCCGTAGCCGGGGCCGGGATTGGCAGCTCCCGAAGGCCCTCGCGATCCTCGCCGAGCACCGGGAGCCCACGACTCCGGTCGGTGTCGTACGGAACGCCTCGCGGCCCGACGAGTCCAGCCGGCTGACGACATTGGCCGCGCTGGATCCGGCGTGGGTCGACATGATGACGGTGGTGACCGTGGGCAACACGGCCACCCGGGACATCGCGGGGCGCATGGTGACGCCGCGCGGGTATCGCTGGCAGGCGTCACAGGCAGGGCAGACAGGGCAGACAGCGCAGGAGGTGGCGAAGTGA
- the cbiE gene encoding precorrin-6y C5,15-methyltransferase (decarboxylating) subunit CbiE, whose protein sequence is MITVVGMGTGEVVAEDVLYGARLVVGGRRHLAAITVPEDAEQVVLGPLAPALDTIQAYVEKGEPVVVLASGDPGFFGIVRALAERFTGDALDVRPGVSSVATAFAHAGLTWDDAVVVSAHGRDLRTAVNACRAHPKVAVLTGPGAGPAELGAALTHRTGGRVLVVASALGSAEEQVERVTPAEAAARDWGTAVSVVLCLDESRVLGAVRTVAGAGVGPAQWALDEREFEHRDSMITKFEVRALALARLGPRLGDLVWDVGSGSGSVAVECARLGAAVTAVEKTRDGVERIRANAEAHGVDVHTVHGAAPTVLSDLDDPDAVFVGGGGRELPAIVTACARRARRTVVVAMAALDRVPAVREALSAAGLAVDGVLLQSSRLAPLPGDVTRLAATNPVFLLWGVRPPASVEGVAQ, encoded by the coding sequence GTGATCACGGTCGTGGGGATGGGGACGGGGGAGGTAGTCGCGGAGGACGTGCTCTACGGCGCCCGGCTCGTCGTCGGCGGCCGGCGGCATCTCGCCGCCATCACCGTCCCCGAGGACGCCGAGCAGGTCGTCCTCGGTCCGCTCGCGCCCGCCCTCGACACCATCCAGGCCTACGTCGAGAAGGGCGAGCCCGTCGTCGTGCTGGCCTCGGGGGACCCCGGGTTCTTCGGGATCGTCCGGGCGCTGGCGGAACGGTTCACCGGCGACGCCCTCGACGTCCGCCCCGGCGTCTCCTCCGTCGCCACCGCCTTCGCCCACGCCGGGCTGACCTGGGACGACGCCGTCGTCGTCAGCGCGCACGGACGTGACCTGCGTACGGCGGTCAACGCGTGCCGCGCGCATCCCAAGGTCGCCGTGCTGACCGGACCGGGCGCCGGACCCGCCGAGCTGGGCGCCGCGCTCACCCACCGGACCGGCGGGCGTGTCCTCGTCGTCGCGTCCGCGCTGGGCTCCGCGGAGGAGCAGGTGGAGCGGGTCACGCCCGCCGAGGCCGCCGCCCGGGACTGGGGTACGGCGGTGAGTGTGGTGCTGTGTCTGGACGAGTCGCGGGTCCTGGGTGCCGTGCGGACGGTCGCCGGGGCTGGCGTCGGGCCTGCCCAATGGGCGCTGGACGAGCGGGAGTTCGAGCACCGGGACTCGATGATCACCAAGTTCGAGGTACGGGCGCTGGCGCTGGCCCGGCTCGGGCCCCGGCTCGGCGACCTGGTCTGGGACGTCGGCTCGGGCTCCGGGTCCGTGGCCGTCGAGTGCGCGCGGCTCGGCGCCGCCGTCACCGCCGTCGAGAAGACCCGGGACGGTGTCGAGCGGATCCGCGCCAACGCCGAGGCGCACGGCGTCGACGTCCACACCGTGCACGGGGCGGCGCCGACCGTGCTGTCCGACCTCGACGACCCCGACGCCGTGTTCGTCGGCGGGGGCGGGCGTGAGTTGCCCGCCATCGTCACCGCGTGCGCGCGGCGGGCCCGGCGGACCGTGGTCGTCGCGATGGCCGCCCTGGACCGGGTACCGGCCGTGCGGGAGGCTCTCTCGGCGGCCGGACTCGCGGTCGACGGGGTGCTGTTGCAGTCGTCCCGGCTGGCGCCGCTCCCGGGTGACGTGACCCGGCTCGCGGCCACCAATCCTGTTTTCCTGTTGTGGGGCGTCCGGCCTCCGGCATCTGTTGAAGGAGTTGCTCAGTGA
- the cobM gene encoding precorrin-4 C(11)-methyltransferase gives MADAAADADTPVGKVTFVGAGPGAADLLTFRAARAIAEADVVIWAASLVQAEVLDHAREGAEILDSATMSLEDVVAVYERARSEGLRVARIHSGDPALWGGTQEQVDRCAAIGIATEIVPGVSAFSAVAALAQRELTIPEVAQSVVLTRLGGGKTPMPPGEEVREFARHGTTMAIFLSAARSGQLVRELLEGGYPTETPVVVAYQATWPEELIVKCTIATLEETVKEHKLWKHTLFLVGPALDAHGTRSHLYHPGHFHGYRKADPEARRALRSRGAST, from the coding sequence ATGGCCGATGCCGCTGCCGACGCCGATACCCCCGTCGGCAAGGTGACCTTCGTCGGTGCCGGCCCCGGCGCCGCCGACCTGCTGACGTTCCGAGCCGCGCGCGCCATCGCCGAGGCAGACGTCGTGATCTGGGCGGCCAGCCTGGTGCAGGCCGAGGTCCTCGACCACGCGCGCGAGGGCGCCGAGATCCTGGACTCGGCGACGATGTCCCTGGAGGACGTCGTCGCCGTCTACGAGCGGGCCCGGAGCGAAGGGCTGCGCGTCGCGCGTATTCACTCCGGCGATCCCGCCCTCTGGGGCGGTACTCAGGAGCAGGTCGACCGGTGTGCCGCGATCGGGATCGCGACCGAGATCGTCCCGGGTGTCTCGGCGTTCTCCGCCGTCGCCGCCCTCGCGCAGCGCGAGCTGACGATCCCCGAGGTCGCGCAGTCCGTCGTCCTCACCCGGCTCGGCGGGGGCAAGACGCCGATGCCGCCCGGGGAGGAGGTACGGGAGTTCGCGCGCCACGGCACGACCATGGCGATCTTCCTGTCGGCCGCCCGCAGCGGGCAGTTGGTGCGGGAGCTGCTGGAGGGCGGCTATCCGACGGAGACGCCCGTCGTCGTCGCCTACCAGGCGACCTGGCCCGAGGAACTGATCGTGAAGTGCACGATCGCCACGCTGGAGGAGACGGTCAAGGAGCACAAGCTCTGGAAGCACACCCTGTTCCTGGTCGGCCCGGCCCTCGACGCCCACGGCACCCGCTCGCACCTCTACCACCCGGGCCATTTCCACGGCTACCGCAAGGCCGACCCGGAGGCTCGCCGGGCCCTGCGCTCGCGGGGTGCCAGCACGTGA
- a CDS encoding ZIP family metal transporter, which yields MAVFVALGAFLMTLAGGWTAQRVTDRRHLVLGLAGGLMLGVVGLDLLPEALHAAGREVFGVPAALLLFVAGFLVAHLVERLLAARQASHGAEENNGRAPEVGLTAASAMVGHSFMDGVAIGAAFQVGGGMGTAVALAVIAHDFADGFNTYTITSLYGNARRKAIAMLVADAAAPVAGAASTAFLTIPEALLGGYLGFFGGVLLYLAAAEILPEAHHEHPAPATLLCTVAGAAFIWLVVGLAA from the coding sequence ATGGCGGTCTTCGTCGCGCTCGGCGCGTTCCTGATGACGCTGGCCGGCGGTTGGACGGCACAGCGTGTGACCGACCGCCGTCATCTCGTCCTGGGCCTGGCCGGCGGCCTGATGCTGGGCGTGGTCGGCCTCGACCTGCTGCCGGAGGCGCTGCACGCGGCGGGCCGCGAGGTCTTCGGCGTACCGGCCGCCCTGCTGCTCTTCGTGGCCGGCTTCCTCGTGGCCCATCTGGTCGAACGCCTGCTCGCCGCCCGCCAGGCCTCGCACGGAGCCGAGGAGAACAACGGCCGCGCGCCCGAGGTGGGTCTCACGGCGGCGTCCGCGATGGTCGGCCACAGCTTCATGGACGGGGTCGCCATCGGCGCGGCCTTCCAGGTGGGCGGCGGCATGGGCACGGCGGTCGCGCTCGCGGTCATCGCTCACGATTTCGCGGACGGCTTCAACACGTACACGATCACGAGTCTGTACGGCAACGCCCGCCGCAAGGCGATCGCGATGCTGGTCGCGGACGCGGCGGCCCCGGTGGCGGGCGCCGCCTCGACGGCCTTCCTCACCATCCCGGAGGCCCTGCTCGGCGGCTATCTCGGCTTCTTCGGCGGCGTGCTCCTCTACCTCGCCGCCGCCGAGATCCTCCCCGAGGCCCACCACGAACACCCCGCACCCGCGACCCTGCTGTGCACGGTCGCGGGAGCGGCGTTCATCTGGCTGGTGGTAGGCCTCGCGGCCTGA
- the cobI gene encoding precorrin-2 C(20)-methyltransferase, translating to MPDVMSSSRLIGVGVGPGDPELVTVKGVNALRAADVVVVPVMDSGERGRAEATVLHYVPEEKVLRVVFALNERTDRARREAAWDAAGAKVAELLGAHRVVAFATIGDPNVYSTFTYLALTIGELVPGTVVETVPGITAMQDLAARSGAVLTEGTEPLTLVPVTAGAAVLKDALAGPGTVVAYKFGRQAAEVAEALRVTGRIGDAVWGSALGLPEESIRPAAELDGEPLPYLSTLIAPARREGGRGGKL from the coding sequence GTGCCGGACGTCATGAGCAGCAGCAGGTTGATCGGAGTCGGGGTGGGTCCCGGCGATCCGGAGCTGGTGACCGTCAAGGGCGTCAACGCTCTGCGGGCCGCCGATGTCGTGGTCGTGCCGGTCATGGACAGCGGGGAGCGGGGGCGGGCCGAGGCCACCGTTCTGCATTACGTGCCTGAGGAGAAGGTGCTGCGGGTCGTGTTCGCGCTGAACGAGCGGACCGACCGGGCCCGGCGCGAGGCCGCCTGGGATGCCGCGGGGGCGAAGGTCGCCGAGCTGCTCGGCGCGCATCGCGTCGTCGCGTTCGCCACCATCGGGGACCCCAACGTCTACTCCACCTTCACCTACCTCGCCCTGACCATCGGGGAGTTGGTGCCGGGGACCGTAGTCGAGACCGTGCCCGGGATCACCGCCATGCAGGATCTCGCCGCGCGGTCCGGGGCCGTACTCACCGAGGGGACCGAGCCGCTCACGCTCGTGCCCGTGACCGCGGGGGCCGCCGTGCTCAAGGACGCGCTGGCCGGGCCGGGGACGGTCGTGGCGTACAAGTTCGGGCGGCAGGCCGCGGAGGTCGCCGAGGCGCTGCGGGTGACCGGGCGGATCGGGGACGCGGTGTGGGGGTCGGCGCTCGGGCTGCCCGAGGAGTCGATCCGGCCCGCCGCCGAGCTGGACGGGGAGCCGTTGCCGTACCTCTCCACGCTCATCGCGCCCGCGCGGCGCGAAGGCGGGCGGGGCGGGAAATTGTGA